GGAGGTAAAGGATCAATTCAAAGGCCTCGAGCGGCGAGGGCTCGACCGTAGCTCACCTGAGCGCCGCCCCTTCTTCTCAAGGAGCACGTGGTGGTCTGCTGCCTGCACAGCAACATCCTGGACTTCTACCTGAAGGACGTCTTCGACGGCCTCGACGACCGGCATCCCAGAATGCACCAGCTGCACTCGGACCTCAGCAGAGCCGGCCAAGACCTCAAAGAGCACGGATGCGTGAGTGGAGTGGTTTGAGTCGGATGACTTTGGAaaattgagtgtgtgtgtgtgtgtgtgtgctcttcCGCTGGCAAACGGACTTTTTGAGCTCTTGCGTGCCCTTTTCAGAATGCGCCGCACTACCAAGACCACCGGCACGTGGTGCAGTTCCGCGACAAGCTGGCCCAGGTAGGCTTTGCATGcgttgaaaatggaaaatagaACAAGCCAGTCATTCGTGTGTAGTTGTGGAGGcctttcacacacacgcgcgcatgCTATGTACTGAGGTTTTCTCAGCGGGGCACTTTGGCTGGCTGTCAAAAGCCAAAGGGTCGAAGAACGGCAGCAGAAGGCTCCGCCCGCTTGATGACTTGGTGTGAATTTGGATTTGTCTGTAGATGGACAGCAGTCGTGGCCTGAAAAAGGCCTTGAGCGAGGTGAACATTCTCTTCACGTATCTACATGACAACTGCGTGAGCGCCGCCCGCTGACGCACACAACCAACTACCACAACTATGACTACTTTATTTATTGGCCTTACTATTTATGTGGCTGTTACCATGGAGACATGTGTTACAGTActgacatttcaaataaacTTGCTtctttcaacaacaacaacaaccagaaATCTTTTGTTGGCCAAGATGGCGgggtgcgcgcgcgcgcgatACACTTGTCACACACCTGAGACGCTTTCACAAACGTTACGTGCTTACGCTACGTTTTCAAATACTGCATGTTAAATAGTTGGCGAATTCATTCTCATGTGTGGGGGCCGGGCGGCCTGCCGTGATGACGTCACTGTCACTCGGGCGCGACCAGTGTTTACCTGCCGGTTGATGCGATTCGAAGCACCGGCGGGTGGTTGAAGCCAAGCTGCATGGCAGCCTTTCTGCACAATTTCACGACGCCTCTGATGCGTACACATGAATTCATCTGCATGcaggtaaacacacacacacacacacgcaaggtCACATGATGTTTGTGCGTCCAGATGCGTTGTCCTCCATCTGCCAAAAAAGAAGCCCAAGTCAAAGTTATCacatagaatagaatagatctttattgtcattgtcacatgtacaacgaaatttaaaaagtgccaaccgatccgcgcatgcgataaaaaatatatagaataaatagaataaaaagctAAAaccccacagaagaacatacacagacataatcatttacgtttagctgcattcaatgtgactaccgctgtagggtaaaaactgttggcgaatctgctagtcctcgacctaattaatctgtagcgtctgcctgatggcaacggttcgaaaagggagtggccagggtgggaagtgtccttcagaatgttcggTGTTTTTtggagacagcgggttctgtgtaggtcttccagtgtggggagagggcagccaatgatcttctgtgctgtgttgatgaccccttggagctttttcctctgagcagcagtgcagctggagtaccaaacacgtATACAGTACGTtcaagtgctttctatggagcagcgatagaaggacaccagcagtctccgtgtaatgctgtgcctcctcagcacatTTAATTCAACGTGATGTCGATACGCTTCCGTGTTTGGTGCGTAAAAGCGGCTCGGAGTTGCCTCCTCGTCCAACTTGGGCTCATCCAACCTCATTTAAGAAAGACACTTGGGGATTAAAAGGCAGACTTCCGATGCTCACCGTAGGATAAGGACAACAGGCAAGGTCAGTTGAGCAAATTTGGCCTCGCGCATTTATGCAGCGCGGGTGCGGATGGAATTCATGGAGTGGAAAAAAGGGCGTCACAAAGACTTTGAGTGGAAACAAAGTTGGCGTTGCGGCCGCTGAAAGTAGCCCTACTGGCCTCTTTAGCGGCCACACGCACCCACACGCGAATAGCTTCACTCGTTACGCACTGCTACCTAGCAGCTTAGCATACCTGCACTTGGACCTCTCTGTcgagcgcgcgcgcgcacacacacacacacacacaaaagagtCAGTAATGGCTGGGAGGTTTATTTGCACGACCACACGCCCTGGTGGGTCAAGGTGGCCTtatgaaaatgtttggaaCCACACAACCATCTAGAAAGCAAGTGTCAACCACGCACACACGTCATCCCCGTGCTGAGGCTTCTGCGAAAACTGATGACAACCGCAGTGACCCGGCCGGGAGTGTCCTCACCAAGATGGAGGTGAGTGGAAATTCCTTCAAGGAAggccgcgtgtgtgtgtgtgtgtgtgtgtgtgtgtgtgtgtgtgtgtgtgtgtgtgtgtgtgtgtgtgtgtgtgtgtgcctgtgtgcctgtgtgtgtgtgtgtgcgcgcgtgtgtgtgcctgtgtgcctgtgtgcgtgcgtgtgtgtgtgtgcgcgcgtgtgtgtgcctgtgtgcctgtgtgcgtgcgtgtgtgcctgtgtgcgtgcgtgtgtgtacgtgcgtgcaaatgcacgcacgcacgggtGTTTCTGAGTAGCAGCGAAGTTCAGAGGAAGATTCTGGTGTTTGCTACCGAGCAGCCACAGACcacaatgaaacaaaagacgcGTATAAAAGATGCGAGCGGCGCTCAGCGAATTGACCTGAAAAAGCGTCGCCATCGCTCAGCATTTGCCACTCGTCTCCCGTCTCACGGCACCCTCCTCTCGTCTCCGGTCACTCCGTCCGCCGCCATGTCGCCGCCGAGCCGCTTGTGTCTTCTGCTCCTGCTGGGTTCCCTGGTGGTAGGCACCAGTCACTCGGACCCGTATCCAGAACTGAGAAAAATCCTGGAGGACATCTCCAAAGATGTGGTGAGCTGACGGCGGATCAAGCCGCTTTACTGTCGTTACTTGTCGCGTTTTGCGTCcgtcattttgttttcgtgCGTGTATTGTAGTGTATATACTACGTACGTACCATTGTATTGTGATGTGGTGTATGTTGCTTGTGCTCTGGAATGCCCATTTCTTGGGTATCTCAGGCTGTGTGTGGTTCAGCACTTTTAGcatatgtttgtttgtgtgtgtgtttcaggaTCTGAAGAGCGTAAACATCAGCACTCATCCTCCCTTCAAGAGCGTCATCAAGAGCATCAGAGCGTGTCAGGTAGGAAGAGAAAAGCCGAGGCCAAAATGGTCCTTCGCAGCAGCGCTGACTGGCGCCTTTGGTCCCCGCAGAACCGAGAGGAAGTCAAGCTGGCGAAGGCCACGTTGCACGTGTATACGCGCATCTCGGAGAGCATCCTGCACAACGACACCCTGCTGAAGGTAGCGCCCGACCAGGAGCGGCTCAGGCGCAACGTCGGCCAGCTGACAAGCAAATTGCGCCACCTGAGCGCCACCCTGGCCAGACGCCACTGCCCCAACACCGCAAACGTCCTGCATCAGCTCACGCAGCTCCAGGTTAGCGCCACGCAGCTCcgctcaaaagaaaaaaaaacctcatttcATCATTCAATTCATACTTTAATAGatcattgaaaaaagaaatcaagtataatgacaacattgaaaactatataatcacacacaaaagGTCAAAGAGTTAAGTGTGAATTGAAccctgtgcgtgtgtgtgtgtgcaggtggATGACGTGACATTCCAGAAGAGAGCGCTCTCTCAGTTTCTGGAGGTGTACAACATGGCAACTGTAATTGGCTCTCACACTTTGGCCTCACCCACCGATGCCTCGCCgtgaatgtatttttctccAAATGATTCTTCTAATTTATTCCTTTATTTaattccctccctccctccctccctcctgtaCCTTAATTTATTCTCTTTAGCGGAAGAAGCAGACCTTTTTGAACCTGTTTTCTCATCATCAATACATTTGTCGTCTTGattgaaatgacaataataaaagcACACGCCCAAAGTTCACGCTTGGTCCCTGAAGTTTCCTGGAAAGTGACGACTTGAACTCGTTTCTGCCTTCCTCACGCTTTCACTTGAACTCAGTGGCGATGGCACCTTAACCTTTCAGGCCAGGCCAGGGCCATTTTGGGTCTGCTCAGTGCTGCGTGATGCTGTGggggattttctttcttttgagcCTTTATTGGAATTGACGTTGCCTGTCAAAAATCAACTCGGAAGCTCCGTCCGTACCTATGTTGCCAGACGGTGGTTAGTTGCAGTTCATTTGGAAAGGCAAGGCGCACCAAAATAGCAGCGGGTGCTCTGCAAAGTGACACGCAACTGCTCAAAGTGAATCCTAGCAGTAAAAGAAATTCAAGAGAAGTTCCTCTAAACGTCATCGTGGCTtccgcgcgcacacacacacacacattgcgtGTGGGTGTGCGCGGGACCCCCCACCTTGTCCTTCTCTGAATTTTGGTGATTTAAAGGAAATCGTCAaccacattttcacacttaaATCATCACCGCGCGCACACGTGTGCGAGCCCGCGTACGCGTCTCTTCTCTTAAATGCGAAACATCGTCGACACTTCTTCACATCAGCATCGCCGCCGCCGGGACCGAGTCGGGGCCCGCCTCAGGAATCGCACGTGTGCGGCACACACGCGCTCGAGTGGACTCCGGTTGACCATGGTTACCGCGGCGAGAGGGATGCTCGGAATGTGCGCCtacctgtgcgtgtgtggcgTCATGACCTCTCATGTGCCTGCGAGGATGAACAGAACCATTCAGAACCTACTGCAGCTATATGTGAGGATGCGCACGCGTGCACACTACTCGGGTTTGTTGGATTCACCggattgattttattttcccgtgtatttgtgtttgcagaaGATTCCGCCCAAAGAACGTTTTAACGGCCATCCCGTCTTCTCCAGAGAGCTCCTGAGCACTAAGATGGAggtaaaaacatttcaattgcCTAGCTTAGCCTATTTCAGCTCAGTGTAGCAGGTGACTTGCGTGTCACTAAACGCATCCCGAAAAACCATATGTCTGCTTGTGGGCTCAAGTGGTGCTTGGTGtggcgcgtgcgtgcgtgcgtgcgtgcgtgcgtgcgtgcgtgcgtgcgtgcgtgcgtgcgtgcgtgcgtgcgtgcgtgcgtgcgtgcgtgcgtgcgtgcgcaccACACCAACGCCGCCGGCTATTGTTGCCGCCTCTGCAATTTCAATGCTTTTATTCGCTCATCGTTCTTGCTGATGTTCATTTGATATATTTCTTGATGCACGTTTGCTCCATACGGCGCCGCCGACTATTGTCGTTGGCAGTACGTATGTCGTCCATGTTTGTTTCGTCCTGGGAAAAAAGGCGCAGAAGAGAACTTTGGGAAAATGATCACGGGTCAATGGCGATATGAGGAAACGGGAGGCCATTGTTTCCAACGCTTGCCGCTGCGCCTTTCAGGCCAAGGAAATGCTGATGTCGGCGGTGCTGCAGACGTACGAGGAGCTGTTGGGCCACATGCTGAAGCAGCCGCCCGGCCCTCCGCCGTCCGACTCGGGAGACGACGCCCGAGTCGGGCTGAACTACCTGCTGAAGTGCGTGCGGGATCTGCGCAAGTACAGGTATCAGAAGCAGGACAAAGTTCTCAGCGGGCTGAGCGAGCTCCGACACCTCCAGGTACAAGTGCTTTTACAAACGCTACTACGTACGCTCTGTTTTCAAATAACTGCATGTTAAATAGTTGGTGAATTCATGACCGTTGCAttcaaaacgtgtgtgtgagatTAGATTGTGCCATagaatagaaaaacaaaagcacgcGTGACCTCAGATGACGCTCCTCCCCATGGCTGCAATGTaactctgccccccccccccagatgGACAACTTGGTGGTCCAAAGCAAAGCATTGTGGGAGCTGCCCTGGCTGTACGAGGAGGCCAGGTCGTTGGCCGAGAGTGGCCGGGCGGGGACGCCCAATCGCCTGCGGCCTCGAAGGCAAGCCACGCCGCCACGCCGCCGCAGGCGAAAACCGTGAGCTCGTGGGATgccttttcatttcatcacaTGAGACTATTTAttcccacgcacacacattttgatgatgcTATTTAAGCTTGATTTGTTCTTATTTATGAGCTATTTATTTGATGAGCACCTAATAAAGATGCTACAATTCTATTGGCTGCTGACACGTTTTCATTGAGCAAGAGAGTAAGCGGCATTTGGACTtctcagaagaagaagaagaagaagaagaagaagaaaacttcCACGGAGAACAAGGAGGAATCAACACCtgagtggcaaaaaaaagccACCCACCGCGTCTCCAACGCTTCAGGTCATTGATGCACCATTAATAATCTTACGTCAAGCTAAACTTGGTCGAAGAGCTCGGAAACAAGCGCGTGCGTTttgcgcggcggcggcgggggcggCTGCAGCAGCCACGACAAACAAACCCATGACAACACGGAAAGAGAAACTGAGACTGAATGACTGAACCTTTCTCCACTCTCGTCatcgtgtgcgtgtgcgtgcgtgcgtgcgtgtgtgtgagagagcgagcgagcgagcgtttCGTTGTGAGTCAGCATCGGAAAAGGAAACAACTTGTTGCACATCTCAAAATGTGTCAGACGACGTGGAATATTGACTTGATTTGCATTCATAGTAGACATGTCGAAATGTCTACGCCCACTTTTGGTCCCctcagaaaaagaaagacatttaaTGGTGCCAGTCAGAAATGGAAATGTATTTCCGTGACAAGAAGATGGCGTTTGTGACCTGGAAAAGCTCACAATGCACACGCTTTTTTGTCCCCTTCTTCACGGGGAGTCCATATAAATAAGAGGGggaattccacaaacaaacacgtCACAGGTGACAAGCCAACGTCGACGCCATTTCCGCAATGCTCCGCTTTACCAAACCATCAAATTGACAGATTTCTCTTGAAGTCTGTTGTTTCGTATGTTGTGTTTGCAGATGCGTGCGCTTGTGTGCGTACCCATTTTCAcgaccttcttttttttttttttttaattaacattggttttttcttttttttcttgggagcttaagatcaggggatgctttgggaataattgtcaatttgttttgtatacgtgaagccctttgagactgcttgtgatttagggctgtATAactaaacttgacttgactttttgaTGGCGCTCGTTGGAGTGTACGCCGTATCTAGTGTTGTCACGTTGTGTTTTGCTGCCATCTGGTGGACACGATTGAGCTCGATTGCTGCGTCTGTATAGGGTCCAGTTAATCGCCACACACTCGACCTTTCTTGATTACCAGTATGTATTGCGTTTTTAAATTTCTTCCCGACTGAATATATTTCTCTACTCAGTTTGACACTGTTGTTTGGAATgcattaaagcaaaaaaacgAGAGAAAAAACCACAGAAGAAGAACGGATCAGGAAACTGAAAAGAAGACCCGGAAGTGCCTGGTAATTAAACTTCAGGCGGCAAAAGTGCAAAGGACCGGAAGCGCTATCTTCAGAAGCTTCAACTCGACAATTTGAAGGTACACCCCGAAAACGTGTCTTTGTTAAGATCATTTTTGAAGCTCAAACCTTACAAAGTTCGACGACTGGTCGGTTTTGAAGAGGAAAATGTTAAGGTAGCAAGCGTAGGTTAACGCATGTTATCACCTCCTCATGTATAGTCAGTCTATTCTTGACCAAATAAGAAGGCTGACGccacaaatgaaatgacaagTGTGGCCTTAGGTTTACAGGTCAAGTCATGAGTGAGGCTCATCTGTCGGCTACGTCTTGCCAGCAGGGTGCTGCACTGGACGCTAAATGGGAGCACCCGATTAGCAGGGGTGACGTCATTTGGGGTGACCGCCAGCTCGTCTTTGACGGTAAGTGCCAAATACATCTTGTACATATGAATGATGTAAATGGACATTTCTTTATCACTACTTGTGTGCTGAAATGCTGTAAATCAACATTTACGTCATGTGAATTCCATTCCAATTATGGAAGTGCACATTTTCTTCAATGAATGGGCCAGAAGATCCTAATGTCAAACTATTTAGTAGCACAGTAATGAATGCGTGTTGCGCTCATAAGGTGACACTTGCTGGCAAATGgcatgattgattgattgattgattgatttaatatCACTGACTGAACCGGAAGcatcttattttctttgagtCTCCCTTTCGGAAATGCCTCAtcgttcatttattttgaatcctATTTGAGATAAATGATCACTCTCGCTCTTAAAGAATCTTACCTATTCTGCCCGGGTTGGTGACTGTTGATACTGGCAAGTAGCTCACGTTTGAAATGTTAAGTGAATGTGCACGTTCAATGTGCCTGAACAAGACGGTTGCACGCGTTCACGTCGACGCAAACTGAAGACCCTTGCCGAAAATAAAACCAGCTCTGGCCTCTCGCAAATTTGATACCAGCTTGTGCGAGTCGGTGcttaattgttatttttaggaGGAAGGACAAAAAGAAGTGCCACACCGCCcgtgtgagtgcgtgcgtgcgcgtgtcaATGAGCCATGACAACAAAACCTGGCTGGTGACATTATTGGCTGTGAGTCattgtcatggcaacaagaGGCTCCGTCAAATGCCACTCTGTCATGTGTTTGGCTACAATCCAGaggattcattcattatttcacACGTGATTCATTGTAGTCAGTAAAGTTGTATTAATATTCATATTCCACCACAATAAAAGATTACAAAGGCTcactagaaaaaaacaaacaaacaaacaaaccaatgtgtgcgtgcgtgtgtgtgtgtctgtagtGTACAGTGGATAGATACAGTACATTGTAAAACTGGCCACAGCATTCATTTCTCCGCACGACGTCAAACAGACGCGTCAAAAACCCCACAAACGCTACAGAAACACAGCACAGCTAACAGTagtgtctgtccgtccgtccgtccgtcttaaGACAAGCTACCCACATCAGCTCGCAGGTTAGCTGCAGGCAAAAGGCTAACAAGAGGTTAgctattaggggtgtaacgattcatcgatacacatcgattaatcgatgtaatgctctacgatttattggcatcgatgctaaacgtgaacatcgatttatatcgccgtgtttgacctcggacattagacgcgactttatttggAAATCcggttcattgttgcttgcttcctctttccgggagcagtacgcggcgtgttgtgttgtgagcagagcagagcaggcacgtgaaaggggagccgacaactacgcggctcctgggctggtgctatggctagtgtccaagaagacgaggaaattcgctcccctttgggcttcaagtcattcgtttggaagcactttggattccaaagaaaagatggctcaacggacaattacaattattgtaaataaatagttcagtaatgcactttaaagttaatggtattacaaaaaaagaaagaatattcatttttctttacttatatgagaaaaaatataggaatttgatcaagttcagtgttaaaataagcactttgtatactacaatactcttgtaatttcctaaataaagagtttgcagtaccttgttgattttgcgtatgaattgttataaatcaggatattgttctatattttttatttaaaaaaaaaaaaaaaaaaatcgatcgtggagcactatatcgtgatgtatcgtgaatgaatcacagcaggctttaagatatcggcaaatatcgtatcgtgattctttgtatcgatatgatattgtatcgtgacaaaacccgcgatttacacccctattagCTATACGTGACGGCTGCGACCTTTCACCAAACTCAACTTGCATCTGTCCTCTCTTTGAGCCACTAGCTCGCTGCCAAGGAATGCACTTTGGTAGAatcaaccccaaaaaaaatgcccTGGGTGTTTGTcatgtcgtcgtcgtcatcatcacagCTGAGCTTAGTTTGAGGTAGCCACAACGATGACGCTAATGCTAGTAGCTAGTTCCAGTGCTTGTGCTACTAGCGCTCTGTCGGCAGTGGGTCGTGAATAGAAAACAAACGTCAGTGGCAGTGCAGAGGCAAGTATTTGGATGCCGGCGGCTGATTGGCTAGTGTTAGTTGATGCTTTCCACAACAAAAGCGCTCATGCTAACTGCTGGCTCAAACGCTTGTTGATACTTGCTTCTAGCGCAGCGCAGTGGTTAGCATTTAGACACCCGCAAGTCAAGTTGGCATGACccggtccaaaaaaaaaaacttatgcTAGCAACCAGTATAAGCGCTCATTAAAACTGTAACTCGCGCTTTATCAGCGGTTCTCACATGATgagtacaaaaacaaacgtcAGTGCAGGATATCAGCTAGATTTCTGTCGCTAGCGGTGGATTGGCTAGTGTTAGCTTAGCCCTGCCGTGTTTATCGTTGGCGACGAGTGACATCATCTGGCTGATTACATGTCTGCGCCTAGCCCCGCCTCTCACAACAGTAATAGAACGCATCGTGGCTCGGCGCCCGTCTTTGAAGGCACAAAATGTTTCGTCAACTCGGGCAGGGGGAAACAGGTAGCGTGTTCTTGCGTTGGCTCGACCGTGAGCCACGTCGCTAACGTCATCGTCAACACCGTCGTGCCCCTGCCACTTGcgttttcaaataaacatgcGCGCACATTCAAGTATTTGCTGCACATCCTGGTAGAAAAATGTCTAATAAATATTCATAAATAACATCACGCCTCTTTGTGAGGCGTTCACTTGATGCGAGAGATTTGGCGCCGGCACGCACACATCGGAGGATAGAAAATGGCTTAAAAGGGTTGACGCCCTCACAGTGTAACGCGCTGTTAACAGGGACTCTTCACGGTCAATggtcatctttttttgtcgTTCAATTGGCAGTATTAGCAAAATGAAAGCATTGCATGCTTTTGAAGTCTGTCCTGAATTGGCCTCTGATAGGAGTTAGCGTGGTGGTGTCTCATGATGCCAATTGCAGCCAAACAAGAAGCCTCTTTGAGCATGGCGCGAACTGAAAACAAAGCACTCGAGTCAACTTACTGATGTAAGACTTCTCTGCTAGCTAAGCCCGCTCATGGCTCCGTGTGGCCGGCCGACGCGGATTAGCGTGCCGCTTGGCACATTTTGTCCTCCGGAAGAAAACAAAGGGTTTTGGTGTCTTCGTTGTTGATAAATAATGGCCTTTCAGCACCCTTTGTGATGATTGTCTGCGGCACTCCACCGGAGGAGCCTGAACGGTGGCACCGCTGGGGGGGCGCTGCCGTGTGTCCCGTGCCAACGCACcccagccagccggccagcctCAAGCCGTTGGGGCGCGCTCACTTTCAGCTGAGCAGTTTGGGCAGCACTGTCCGCGGCGGTTGGAGGTTCCCGTTGGCGTCGGTGATGGGCGCCAGGTTAGTCCTGGTTTTGGCCGAGAGCTTGGAGATGGCGGTGACGTCGGCGGGGGCGCGTTTGGACGCCGCCGTCTTGTCGGCGGGTGGTTTGGGGAGTCGCCTCCTCAGCCAGGGGTGGCGCAGCGCCTGGCTGGGCGTCATCCTAACGGCAGGGTCCCACTCCAGACACTGTTTGAGGAAGTCCAGGAAGAGCGCGTCGTCACAGCCCTTCAGCGCCACGCTCCAGTCCTTGCTGCGGGGCGGACCTCGCAGCTTCCCGCGCCGCGAGCGTCCGCCGTTGAGCGCCGCCGTGCCGTCGGGCAGCGCGCTGACGGCGCAGTAGCGCGGGTAGCCTTTGGACGACACAAAGTTCTTGGCCCGCttggaggcgtccaggagccTTTGGCCCGGCATGCCCAGTAGCTCGATGATGCAGGCCAGCTGGTCGCCTTCGTCCTCGCCCGGAAGCAGCGGACATCCCGTCAGGAGCTCGGCCAGGATGCAGCCCAGGGACCACATGTCGATGGGCATCCCGTACCTGGAACCTGCAACGACCCTTCCTTCCGTCAGCGGCCGGCCCGGCTTTTCCAGCCAGGGCTCCTTGGGTTAGCGGCGACGTCTTACCTAGGATGACCTCCGGCGCCCGGTAGAACCTGGACTGGATGTAGGTGTAAACTCTCTGATGTTCATAACAGCTGGAGCCAAAATCGATGACCTGATGAGCACAGAAGAAGCACTTGTTACCTCGAGGACATTGACTCGAATTGGGTACGGGTGCGACTCGTGTCACCTTGATTCCGCTGCGCCCCTGCTGCTTGAGCAAGATGTTCTCGGGCTTGAGGTcgcagtggatgatgcggttcTTGTGCAGCGAGTCCAGACACTGCAGGATGGAGTGCGCAAACTTGCGCACCAGGGGCAGGCTGAAGCCCTGGAACTTGTTCTTCTTGATCAGCTCGTACAGGTTCATGCTGAGCAGCTCGAAGGTCATGCAGATGTGGTTGCGGAAGGTGAAG
This genomic window from Syngnathus acus chromosome 23, fSynAcu1.2, whole genome shotgun sequence contains:
- the dyrk2 gene encoding dual specificity tyrosine-phosphorylation-regulated kinase 2 isoform X1; translated protein: MLTKKPGASVLPTGKTGEPVFSPGHGGSLTTSPVTLLPPLRNLDPLTGGAKGAMSEGVHITQVLDNGGVKRPHQSGPQLNGLAPLAPSRPERPAADPDSAQRGRPGAASHRPADVKAKPAASTPEQAMKQFMAKMSSFEHHEVFSYTEVYFVGPNAKKRPGVPGGANNCGYDDEQGSYVQIPHDQIAYRYEVLKVIGKGSFGQVVKAFDHKTQTHVALKMVRNEKRFHRQAAEEIRILEHLRKQDKDSGMNVIHMLENFTFRNHICMTFELLSMNLYELIKKNKFQGFSLPLVRKFAHSILQCLDSLHKNRIIHCDLKPENILLKQQGRSGIKVIDFGSSCYEHQRVYTYIQSRFYRAPEVILGSRYGMPIDMWSLGCILAELLTGCPLLPGEDEGDQLACIIELLGMPGQRLLDASKRAKNFVSSKGYPRYCAVSALPDGTAALNGGRSRRGKLRGPPRSKDWSVALKGCDDALFLDFLKQCLEWDPAVRMTPSQALRHPWLRRRLPKPPADKTAASKRAPADVTAISKLSAKTRTNLAPITDANGNLQPPRTVLPKLLS
- the LOC119116970 gene encoding uncharacterized protein LOC119116970 isoform X2, with the translated sequence MNSSACRKQVSTTHTRHPRAEASAKTDDNRSDPAGSVLTKMEDLKSVNISTHPPFKSVIKSIRACQNREEVKLAKATLHVYTRISESILHNDTLLKVAPDQERLRRNVGQLTSKLRHLSATLARRHCPNTANVLHQLTQLQVDDVTFQKRALSQFLEVYNMATVIGSHTLASPTDASP
- the LOC119116971 gene encoding interferon gamma-like produces the protein MRNIVDTSSHQHRRRRDRVGARLRNRTCAAHTRSSGLRLTMVTAARGMLGMCAYLCVCGVMTSHVPARMNRTIQNLLQLYKIPPKERFNGHPVFSRELLSTKMEAKEMLMSAVLQTYEELLGHMLKQPPGPPPSDSGDDARVGLNYLLKCVRDLRKYRYQKQDKVLSGLSELRHLQMDNLVVQSKALWELPWLYEEARSLAESGRAGTPNRLRPRRQATPPRRRRRKP
- the LOC119116970 gene encoding uncharacterized protein LOC119116970 isoform X1 — its product is MNSSACSSEVQRKILVFATEQPQTTMKQKTRIKDASGAQRIDLKKRRHRSAFATRLPSHGTLLSSPVTPSAAMSPPSRLCLLLLLGSLVVGTSHSDPYPELRKILEDISKDVDLKSVNISTHPPFKSVIKSIRACQNREEVKLAKATLHVYTRISESILHNDTLLKVAPDQERLRRNVGQLTSKLRHLSATLARRHCPNTANVLHQLTQLQVDDVTFQKRALSQFLEVYNMATVIGSHTLASPTDASP
- the dyrk2 gene encoding dual specificity tyrosine-phosphorylation-regulated kinase 2 isoform X2, whose amino-acid sequence is MSEGVHITQVLDNGGVKRPHQSGPQLNGLAPLAPSRPERPAADPDSAQRGRPGAASHRPADVKAKPAASTPEQAMKQFMAKMSSFEHHEVFSYTEVYFVGPNAKKRPGVPGGANNCGYDDEQGSYVQIPHDQIAYRYEVLKVIGKGSFGQVVKAFDHKTQTHVALKMVRNEKRFHRQAAEEIRILEHLRKQDKDSGMNVIHMLENFTFRNHICMTFELLSMNLYELIKKNKFQGFSLPLVRKFAHSILQCLDSLHKNRIIHCDLKPENILLKQQGRSGIKVIDFGSSCYEHQRVYTYIQSRFYRAPEVILGSRYGMPIDMWSLGCILAELLTGCPLLPGEDEGDQLACIIELLGMPGQRLLDASKRAKNFVSSKGYPRYCAVSALPDGTAALNGGRSRRGKLRGPPRSKDWSVALKGCDDALFLDFLKQCLEWDPAVRMTPSQALRHPWLRRRLPKPPADKTAASKRAPADVTAISKLSAKTRTNLAPITDANGNLQPPRTVLPKLLS